From a region of the Janthinobacterium sp. 61 genome:
- the moaC gene encoding cyclic pyranopterin monophosphate synthase MoaC produces the protein MTTADKQAPTGELTHFDATGQAHMVDVGAKEDTRRSAVAAGTIRMQPATLALIISGNAKKGDVLGIARIAAIMGAKRTSDLIPLCHPLALTRVTVDFEVEVAANSVHCRAQVDTTGKTGVEMEALTAVQIGLLTIYDMCKAVDRGMVMTNVRVLEKHGGKSGDWHAEV, from the coding sequence ATGACAACAGCAGACAAGCAAGCCCCCACCGGGGAATTGACCCATTTCGACGCCACGGGCCAGGCCCATATGGTGGACGTGGGTGCCAAGGAAGACACGCGCCGCAGCGCAGTGGCCGCCGGCACCATCCGCATGCAGCCCGCCACCCTGGCATTGATTATTTCCGGCAACGCCAAGAAAGGCGACGTGCTGGGCATCGCCCGTATCGCCGCCATCATGGGCGCCAAGCGCACCAGCGACCTGATTCCCCTGTGCCACCCGCTGGCATTGACACGCGTCACCGTCGACTTCGAAGTGGAGGTAGCGGCCAACAGCGTGCACTGCCGCGCCCAAGTCGATACCACCGGCAAGACGGGCGTGGAAATGGAAGCGCTCACTGCCGTGCAAATCGGCTTGCTGACAATTTATGATATGTGCAAGGCCGTCGACCGGGGCATGGTCATGACCAACGTGCGCGTGCTGGAAAAGCATGGCGGCAAGTCGGGCGATTGGCACGCCGAGGTGTAA
- a CDS encoding AzlC family ABC transporter permease has protein sequence MADKDDGLLKDAWRAGLKLGAPSMLGIAAWGMVVGVAMVKSGLTVTQAVAMTLFVFAGSAQLASLPLLAAHAPVWVIFATALVVNLRFVIFSVLLAPHFAHLPWRQRFALGYVAGDITVGLFLQRYPHETPDPAKLPFLKGLVYPNWLAWQIGSFIGILLGAVVPVEWGLGFAGTLAILCVTVPLILSRAALCGVLVAGTVAVLAFSLPYKLGLLLAVLVGMVSAMAVEELTEKWTKRHV, from the coding sequence ATGGCCGACAAGGACGACGGCCTGCTGAAGGATGCCTGGCGCGCCGGCCTGAAACTGGGTGCGCCCAGCATGCTGGGCATTGCCGCCTGGGGCATGGTGGTGGGCGTGGCCATGGTGAAAAGCGGCTTGACGGTGACGCAGGCGGTGGCGATGACCCTGTTTGTTTTTGCCGGCTCGGCCCAGCTCGCCTCCCTGCCCCTGCTGGCCGCGCACGCGCCCGTGTGGGTGATCTTCGCCACGGCCCTCGTTGTCAATTTGCGTTTTGTTATCTTTTCCGTGTTGCTCGCGCCCCATTTCGCCCATCTGCCGTGGCGCCAGCGCTTTGCGCTCGGCTATGTGGCGGGCGACATCACCGTGGGCCTGTTCCTGCAGCGCTACCCCCATGAAACGCCGGACCCGGCCAAGCTGCCCTTCCTCAAGGGGCTGGTTTACCCCAACTGGCTTGCCTGGCAAATCGGTTCCTTCATCGGCATCTTGCTGGGCGCTGTCGTGCCGGTCGAATGGGGGCTGGGTTTTGCGGGCACCCTGGCGATCCTGTGCGTGACGGTGCCGCTGATCCTCAGCCGCGCCGCCCTGTGCGGCGTGCTGGTGGCGGGCACGGTAGCCGTGCTGGCCTTCAGCCTGCCGTATAAACTGGGCTTGCTGCTGGCCGTGCTGGTGGGCATGGTCAGCGCCATGGCCGTGGAAGAATTGACAGAAAAATGGACAAAACGCCATGTTTGA
- a CDS encoding phosphoglycerate kinase — protein MSAVLNFIRLQDLIDQNALQGKRVFIRADLNVPQDDSGKITEDTRIRASVPAIRAALDAGAFVMVTSHLGRPAEGEFKPADSLAPVAARLSELLGQEVALKQDWVDGAGLENTAAGQVVLLENVRVNKGEKKNSDELAQKMAKLCDIYVNDAFGTAHRAEASTHGIAKFAPIACAGPLLAAELDALGKALHAPARPLLAIVAGSKVSSKLTILKALSDKVDNLIVGGGIANTFMKAVGLNVGKSLVEAELVEEAKAIIEIMAKRGAQVPIPVDVVCAKEFSPTAAATVKDVADVADDDMILDIGPKTAALLAQQIAAAGTIVWNGPVGVFEFDQFGNGTKTLALAIAESKAFSIAGGGDTLAAIAKYDITDKISYISTGGGAFLEFLEGKTLPAVEILMQRAA, from the coding sequence ATGTCAGCTGTTCTCAACTTCATCCGTCTGCAAGATTTGATCGACCAAAATGCACTGCAAGGCAAGCGCGTGTTTATCCGCGCCGACCTGAACGTCCCGCAAGATGACAGTGGCAAGATCACCGAAGACACGCGCATCCGCGCCTCGGTGCCGGCCATCCGCGCCGCCCTCGACGCTGGCGCCTTTGTCATGGTGACGTCGCACCTGGGACGTCCGGCGGAAGGCGAGTTCAAACCGGCTGACAGCCTGGCGCCAGTGGCTGCCCGCCTGTCCGAGCTGCTGGGCCAGGAAGTCGCACTGAAACAAGACTGGGTCGATGGCGCCGGCCTGGAAAACACGGCTGCCGGCCAGGTGGTCCTGCTGGAAAACGTGCGCGTGAACAAGGGCGAAAAGAAAAACAGCGATGAGCTGGCGCAAAAAATGGCCAAGCTGTGCGATATCTACGTCAATGACGCGTTCGGCACGGCCCACCGCGCGGAAGCATCCACGCATGGCATCGCCAAGTTTGCCCCCATCGCCTGCGCCGGACCTCTGCTGGCCGCCGAACTCGATGCGCTGGGCAAAGCTTTGCACGCACCTGCCCGTCCCTTGCTGGCAATTGTTGCTGGTTCGAAAGTATCGAGCAAGCTGACCATCCTGAAAGCCCTGTCCGACAAGGTCGATAATCTGATCGTCGGCGGCGGCATCGCCAACACCTTCATGAAAGCTGTCGGCTTGAACGTGGGCAAGTCGCTGGTGGAAGCGGAGCTCGTCGAAGAAGCCAAGGCCATCATCGAGATCATGGCCAAGCGCGGCGCGCAAGTGCCGATTCCTGTCGATGTCGTGTGCGCCAAGGAGTTTTCGCCTACGGCCGCTGCCACCGTCAAGGACGTGGCCGATGTGGCGGACGACGACATGATCCTCGATATTGGCCCGAAAACGGCCGCCTTGCTGGCACAGCAGATCGCCGCCGCCGGCACCATCGTGTGGAACGGTCCCGTGGGCGTGTTCGAATTCGACCAGTTCGGCAACGGCACCAAGACCCTGGCGCTGGCCATTGCCGAATCGAAAGCATTTTCCATCGCTGGCGGTGGCGACACCCTCGCGGCGATTGCCAAATACGACATTACCGATAAAATCAGCTATATCTCGACGGGCGGCGGCGCTTTCCTGGAGTTCCTGGAAGGCAAGACTTTGCCGGCCGTGGAAATTCTCATGCAGCGCGCTGCTTAA
- a CDS encoding AzlD domain-containing protein gives MFDGIDWGRSDVWIAIAVLVVATAATRSTFWLIGHHISIPRRVGEMLRYAPACALAAIIAPDLLMDGQQVHFELSNLKLLSGIAATLFFVIRRNMLQTIVFGMLVFTGLRLLHVFQ, from the coding sequence ATGTTTGACGGCATAGACTGGGGCAGGAGCGACGTGTGGATCGCCATCGCCGTGCTGGTGGTGGCCACGGCCGCCACGCGCAGCACCTTCTGGCTGATCGGCCATCACATCAGCATTCCGCGCCGCGTGGGCGAGATGCTGCGCTATGCGCCGGCCTGCGCGCTGGCGGCCATCATCGCGCCCGACCTGCTGATGGACGGGCAGCAAGTACACTTTGAATTATCGAATTTGAAACTCTTGTCGGGTATTGCCGCCACGCTCTTTTTTGTGATCCGCCGCAATATGCTGCAAACCATTGTGTTTGGCATGCTGGTTTTCACGGGCTTGCGACTGTTGCATGTTTTTCAGTAA
- the pyk gene encoding pyruvate kinase, protein MPRGTKIVATIGPASTDFDILVKMIRAGVDVVRLNFSHGKAQDHIDRAALVRLAAAECGREVAIMADMQGPKIRVGKFENTRIELEAGERFILDAKWGENGELGNQERVGLDYKALPRDLHKGDVLLLNDGLIVLIVERIHGSEIHTTVKIGGELSNNKGINRQGGGLSAPALTAKDMEDIKTAMSFQADYLAISFPKCATDMEMARQLANIAGEPYHHKPMMIAKIERAEAIPALQEILDASDGIMVARGDLAVEVGNAAVPALQKRMIKMARASNKLAITATQMMESMIVNAVPTRAEVSDVANAVLDGTDAVMTSAETASGKYPIETVEMMAAICVEAEQSEYNKLDADFLNVTFTRIDQSIAYGALFTAHHLRVKAIVALTESGSTALWMSRHSIDTPIYALTPSVTTLRKAALYRNVRAYHLMQNAPSAQVLKQAEELLVAQGIVRKGDMIVVTWGEPMGQVGGTNALKIVTVGEFE, encoded by the coding sequence ATGCCACGCGGTACAAAAATCGTAGCAACAATCGGCCCCGCCTCCACCGACTTCGACATCCTGGTGAAGATGATACGTGCGGGTGTCGACGTGGTGCGTTTGAATTTTTCCCACGGCAAGGCGCAAGACCATATCGACCGCGCCGCACTGGTGCGCCTGGCGGCGGCCGAATGCGGCCGCGAAGTGGCCATCATGGCCGACATGCAAGGGCCGAAGATTCGTGTCGGCAAGTTTGAAAACACGCGCATCGAGCTCGAAGCGGGCGAACGCTTCATTCTCGACGCCAAGTGGGGCGAAAATGGCGAACTGGGCAACCAGGAACGGGTAGGTCTCGATTACAAGGCCCTGCCGCGCGACTTGCACAAGGGTGACGTGCTGCTGCTGAACGACGGCCTCATCGTGCTGATCGTCGAACGCATCCACGGCAGCGAAATCCACACCACCGTCAAGATCGGCGGCGAGTTGTCGAACAACAAGGGTATCAACCGCCAGGGTGGCGGCCTGTCAGCGCCCGCGCTGACGGCCAAGGATATGGAGGATATCAAGACGGCCATGAGTTTCCAGGCCGACTATTTGGCAATTTCCTTCCCGAAATGCGCAACCGACATGGAAATGGCGCGCCAGCTGGCCAATATCGCCGGCGAACCGTACCACCACAAGCCGATGATGATCGCCAAGATCGAGCGTGCCGAAGCCATTCCTGCACTGCAAGAGATTCTCGACGCGTCCGACGGCATCATGGTGGCGCGTGGCGACCTGGCCGTCGAGGTGGGCAACGCGGCCGTGCCGGCCCTGCAAAAGCGCATGATCAAGATGGCGCGCGCGTCGAACAAACTGGCCATTACTGCCACGCAGATGATGGAATCGATGATTGTCAACGCCGTGCCGACCCGCGCCGAAGTGTCCGACGTGGCCAATGCCGTGCTCGATGGCACGGACGCCGTCATGACGTCGGCCGAGACGGCGTCGGGCAAGTACCCGATCGAGACGGTGGAAATGATGGCCGCCATCTGCGTCGAGGCGGAACAGTCCGAATACAACAAGCTCGATGCCGATTTCCTCAACGTCACATTTACCCGCATCGACCAGTCGATCGCGTATGGCGCCCTGTTCACGGCCCATCACTTGCGCGTCAAAGCCATCGTGGCGCTGACGGAATCCGGTTCCACCGCCTTGTGGATGAGCCGCCACAGCATCGACACGCCGATCTACGCGCTCACACCCAGTGTCACCACTTTGCGCAAAGCCGCACTGTACCGCAATGTTCGGGCGTATCATCTGATGCAGAACGCCCCCAGCGCGCAAGTGCTGAAGCAGGCGGAAGAGCTGCTGGTGGCGCAGGGCATTGTCAGGAAGGGCGACATGATCGTCGTCACCTGGGGCGAGCCGATGGGCCAGGTGGGCGGCACGAATGCATTGAAGATTGTGACAGTCGGCGAGTTTGAATAA
- a CDS encoding DUF6713 family protein — MARSYFWTMLLLILHQVDAAYWREWEMFHVPGGIQGFLVFNLAAIALVVAGYRHVLLSTTRAGLYAGVCAALGVGTCLIHAGFALAGLEQFHLPLSVAIIVLCLASAVWLLCDLRRVQGQLARQAA; from the coding sequence ATGGCACGCAGCTATTTCTGGACGATGTTGTTGTTGATCCTGCATCAGGTCGATGCTGCCTACTGGCGCGAATGGGAAATGTTCCATGTGCCGGGCGGCATCCAGGGTTTCCTGGTATTTAATCTGGCAGCGATTGCCCTGGTGGTGGCCGGTTACCGGCATGTGCTGCTGAGCACCACACGGGCGGGTCTGTATGCGGGCGTGTGCGCCGCGCTGGGCGTGGGCACGTGTCTGATCCATGCCGGCTTCGCGCTGGCGGGGCTGGAGCAATTCCACCTGCCCCTGTCCGTGGCCATCATCGTGCTGTGCCTGGCCAGTGCCGTCTGGCTGCTGTGCGACTTGCGCCGCGTCCAGGGCCAGCTGGCGCGCCAGGCGGCATAA
- the fba gene encoding class II fructose-bisphosphate aldolase (catalyzes the reversible aldol condensation of dihydroxyacetonephosphate and glyceraldehyde 3-phosphate in the Calvin cycle, glycolysis, and/or gluconeogenesis), whose amino-acid sequence MSLVSMRQLLDHAAENGYGIPAFNVNNLEQVQAIMAAADALNSPVIMQASAGARKYAGEAFLRHLIDAAVEAYPHIPVVMHQDHGQSPAVCMAAIRSGFTSVMMDGSLEADGKSVASYEYNVEVSREVVKFSHAIGVTVEAELGVLGSLETMKGDKEDGHGADGTMTREQLLTDVAQAADFVQRTQCDALAIAIGTSHGAYKFTRKPTGDILAIDRIKEIHARIPNTHLVMHGSSSVPQELLAIIREFGGDMKETYGVPVEEIQEGIRHGVRKINIDTDIRLAMTAAIRKYLFENPSKFDPRDFLKPARTAAEQIVRARMQAFGCEGQASKIKVITMEKMAERYKAGELSQIVK is encoded by the coding sequence ATGTCTCTCGTATCCATGCGTCAACTGCTGGACCATGCCGCCGAAAACGGTTATGGCATTCCTGCTTTCAACGTCAATAACCTGGAGCAAGTGCAAGCCATCATGGCTGCCGCCGATGCGCTCAACAGCCCGGTGATCATGCAGGCGTCTGCTGGCGCGCGCAAGTACGCCGGTGAAGCCTTCCTGCGCCACCTGATCGACGCCGCCGTCGAAGCGTATCCGCACATTCCCGTCGTCATGCACCAGGATCACGGCCAGTCGCCGGCTGTCTGCATGGCCGCCATCCGCTCGGGCTTCACGTCCGTGATGATGGACGGCTCGCTGGAAGCGGATGGCAAGTCGGTTGCTTCCTACGAATACAACGTGGAAGTATCGCGTGAAGTGGTGAAATTCTCGCACGCCATTGGCGTGACGGTGGAAGCGGAACTGGGTGTGCTCGGTTCGCTGGAAACCATGAAGGGCGACAAGGAAGACGGCCACGGCGCCGACGGCACGATGACCCGCGAGCAACTGCTGACGGACGTGGCGCAAGCGGCCGACTTCGTGCAGCGCACCCAGTGCGACGCCCTGGCGATCGCCATCGGCACCTCGCACGGCGCGTACAAATTCACGCGCAAGCCGACGGGCGACATCCTGGCCATCGACCGCATCAAGGAAATCCACGCGCGCATTCCGAACACCCACCTGGTGATGCACGGTTCCTCGTCGGTGCCGCAGGAATTGCTGGCCATCATCCGCGAATTCGGCGGCGACATGAAGGAAACCTACGGCGTGCCAGTGGAAGAAATCCAGGAAGGCATCCGTCACGGCGTGCGCAAGATCAACATCGACACCGACATCCGCCTGGCGATGACGGCCGCGATCCGCAAGTACCTGTTTGAAAACCCATCGAAATTCGACCCGCGCGACTTCCTGAAGCCAGCCCGCACCGCTGCCGAGCAAATCGTGCGCGCGCGCATGCAGGCCTTCGGCTGCGAAGGCCAGGCGTCGAAGATCAAGGTCATCACGATGGAAAAAATGGCCGAGCGCTACAAGGCCGGCGAGCTGTCGCAAATTGTGAAGTAA
- a CDS encoding YheT family hydrolase — MTFPLSYTAPLWLPGGHAQTIYPAVCLAKPAVAFRRERWQAPDGDFVDVDLVDGQPGQPFVVLFHGLEGSSSSHYARALMAEVAARGWSGAVPHFRGCSGVANLAPRFYHSGDAQEVDWIVQRLRPRATGKFYAAGVSLGGNALLCWLGQSQHQADFIDAAAAVSAPLDLAQGGKALSSGANRLYTRMFLNTLKPKCLAKLEQFPGLFARDAMLAARDLHAFDNVVTAPLHGYRDADDYWHRASAKHVLQDITVPTLVLNAQNDPFLPGRYLPRRAAPQVMLEYPRHGGHVGFAAGKLPGSTRWLPQRLMHFFEGGNTAPSAPQSCHAASLQTHTENATHG, encoded by the coding sequence ATGACTTTCCCTTTGTCCTATACCGCGCCACTCTGGCTACCTGGCGGCCACGCGCAGACGATTTACCCGGCCGTGTGTCTCGCCAAGCCGGCCGTGGCCTTCCGCCGCGAACGCTGGCAAGCGCCCGATGGCGATTTCGTCGACGTCGACCTGGTCGACGGCCAGCCGGGCCAGCCCTTCGTGGTGCTGTTCCATGGGCTGGAAGGTTCATCAAGCAGCCACTACGCGCGCGCCCTGATGGCCGAGGTGGCGGCGCGCGGCTGGTCGGGCGCCGTGCCGCATTTCCGCGGCTGCTCGGGCGTAGCCAACCTGGCACCCCGCTTTTACCACTCGGGCGATGCGCAGGAAGTGGACTGGATCGTGCAGCGCCTGCGCCCGCGCGCAACAGGCAAGTTTTACGCGGCAGGCGTGTCCCTGGGCGGCAACGCCCTGCTGTGCTGGCTGGGCCAGTCGCAGCACCAGGCCGATTTCATCGATGCGGCCGCAGCCGTGTCCGCCCCCCTTGATCTGGCGCAAGGGGGCAAGGCCCTGTCTTCGGGCGCCAACCGGCTCTACACGCGCATGTTCCTGAACACGCTCAAGCCCAAATGCCTGGCCAAGCTGGAGCAGTTTCCCGGCCTGTTTGCGCGCGATGCCATGCTGGCCGCGCGCGACTTGCACGCCTTCGACAATGTCGTCACGGCGCCCCTGCATGGCTACCGCGACGCCGACGATTACTGGCACCGCGCAAGCGCCAAGCACGTCTTGCAGGACATCACCGTGCCGACCCTGGTGCTGAATGCGCAAAATGATCCCTTCCTGCCCGGGCGCTACTTGCCGCGCCGAGCAGCGCCGCAGGTCATGCTCGAGTATCCCCGCCACGGCGGCCATGTCGGCTTTGCCGCAGGCAAGTTGCCGGGAAGTACACGCTGGCTGCCGCAGCGCTTGATGCATTTTTTTGAAGGCGGCAACACGGCGCCATCGGCACCACAAAGCTGTCACGCTGCTAGCTTGCAAACGCACACGGAAAACGCTACACATGGATGA
- a CDS encoding DUF2946 family protein — MDELVKQALAKWPNVPHCYGWLGLDARGNWRMRDQQAQQQQLPGDKIAHVALLGFINRNYDHDERGCWFFQNGPQRVYLNLEATPYIARSDPQHGFILQTGAPLAAIDAAYLCDNGALILRQGDSVAQVDDRDMAHVLPSLRVDGQVAGDEALLAWLENAQGNLVLLHDGKEIAVQPLAYASVPQTFGFQRAPQAE, encoded by the coding sequence ATGGATGAACTCGTCAAACAGGCGCTGGCCAAATGGCCCAACGTGCCCCACTGCTACGGTTGGCTGGGCCTGGACGCCCGCGGCAACTGGCGCATGCGCGACCAGCAGGCGCAACAGCAACAACTGCCGGGTGACAAGATCGCCCACGTGGCCCTGTTGGGATTTATCAACCGTAATTACGACCATGACGAACGCGGCTGCTGGTTTTTCCAGAATGGCCCGCAGCGCGTCTACCTGAACCTGGAAGCGACGCCGTATATCGCCCGCAGCGATCCGCAGCACGGTTTCATCTTGCAGACAGGCGCGCCGCTGGCGGCCATCGATGCCGCCTATCTGTGCGACAACGGCGCGCTGATCCTGCGCCAGGGCGACAGCGTGGCGCAGGTCGATGACCGCGACATGGCGCATGTGCTGCCGTCGCTGCGCGTCGACGGACAGGTGGCCGGAGACGAGGCCCTGCTGGCCTGGCTGGAAAATGCTCAGGGAAACCTGGTGTTGTTGCATGACGGCAAGGAGATTGCCGTGCAGCCGCTGGCCTACGCCAGCGTGCCGCAAACCTTCGGCTTCCAGCGCGCGCCGCAAGCCGAATAA
- a CDS encoding zinc-finger domain-containing protein — MTKTTQPAVELDGKDLPAHCPNPAMPLWSSHPRVFLEFNKDGIAKCPYCGTAYTLKEGASAGHH; from the coding sequence ATGACAAAAACCACCCAGCCAGCGGTCGAACTTGACGGTAAAGACTTGCCAGCCCACTGCCCTAACCCGGCCATGCCGCTGTGGTCGTCGCATCCGCGCGTGTTTCTGGAATTCAACAAGGACGGTATCGCCAAGTGCCCCTACTGCGGCACGGCGTATACCCTGAAGGAAGGCGCCAGCGCCGGCCATCATTAA
- a CDS encoding flagellar brake protein — translation MTSNKPTAESKLQDFEFEAMNLQVGGRIQFITHRTIKPIQHFSTLIGYVKDEYLIVKIPMENGAAIVLNEGDKLTIRVFSGVTVCSFACSVLRIFGRPLNYVHLSFPDAIQGTSLRTAMRVKVDIPAQLSYRDVAPVPVFIVNLSVSGALIEAPSMLTPDDEGVALSFTLLVQPNKHQMRVNTRARIQNVSVGKPSNGHATDVAEIYTYGVQFIDLEPTHYTLLQNLTYEALIADRQKIV, via the coding sequence ATGACAAGCAACAAGCCCACCGCGGAAAGCAAGCTCCAGGACTTCGAATTCGAGGCGATGAATCTGCAGGTGGGGGGACGCATCCAGTTCATCACGCACCGCACCATCAAGCCCATCCAGCATTTCTCGACACTGATCGGCTACGTGAAAGACGAGTACCTGATCGTCAAGATTCCCATGGAAAACGGCGCCGCCATCGTGCTCAACGAGGGCGACAAGCTGACCATCCGCGTGTTTTCCGGGGTCACCGTGTGTTCGTTTGCCTGCAGCGTGCTGCGCATCTTCGGTCGCCCCCTCAATTATGTGCACCTGAGCTTTCCCGACGCCATCCAGGGCACCAGCCTGCGCACGGCCATGCGCGTGAAAGTGGACATTCCGGCGCAGCTGAGTTACCGCGACGTGGCGCCCGTGCCCGTCTTCATCGTCAACCTCAGCGTCTCAGGGGCACTGATCGAGGCGCCCAGCATGCTCACGCCAGACGACGAGGGTGTAGCGCTCAGCTTTACCCTGCTGGTGCAGCCGAACAAGCATCAGATGCGCGTCAACACGCGCGCGCGCATCCAGAACGTCAGCGTGGGCAAGCCATCGAATGGCCATGCGACCGACGTCGCCGAAATCTATACGTATGGCGTGCAATTCATCGACCTGGAACCCACACACTACACCCTGCTGCAAAACCTGACTTATGAAGCGCTGATCGCGGACCGGCAAAAAATCGTCTGA
- a CDS encoding M48 family metalloprotease codes for MWLAAPFALAQTYTSAPTAPAPSVAAKTAGSWTPLAVPPAPNLPNLGDTSRDDLSPAMERKIGEEIMRGIRGDRDYLDDAPLLEYLNTFGNALVAARPSVRGETNYDYFFFAVRDPQLNAFALPGGFIGVHSALVLAAQTEAELASVLSHEIGHVAQRHIARMLGQQRQDALMPLAAMLLAALASRAGGDVALGVFAAGQGLAIQRQLNFGRDAEREADRIGFQIMGEAGFDTTGMVAFFGRMQAASRSYSDLMPAYLQTHPLTTERIADIQARIREQPYKQRPDSLSFHLARARARVLQDESVQGLLNAKAVFKTQLEQQSRFQVVAAHYGLSFVAVKQGKPAEAQKELDAANAALHRPAGPNVFTSGGTQGPNSLLAAMALEVLLMPAQKKEVAQQALKAADAARQQFPLSRGIAHQYAEALMAASKLEQATLYLRDQVQLYKEEPELYDLLAKSYADQGKMTLQHMALAESYVLQGATMAALDQLTIARKSTDATFYDQAVIDARERELQEKRREQIKDQKG; via the coding sequence TTGTGGCTGGCGGCGCCGTTTGCGCTGGCGCAGACCTATACGTCCGCGCCGACGGCGCCGGCCCCCAGTGTGGCGGCCAAGACGGCCGGCAGCTGGACGCCGCTGGCCGTGCCGCCAGCGCCAAACTTGCCGAACCTGGGCGATACCTCGCGCGATGACCTGTCGCCGGCGATGGAGCGCAAGATCGGCGAGGAAATCATGCGCGGCATCCGCGGCGACCGCGACTACCTCGACGACGCTCCCTTGCTGGAATACCTGAATACCTTTGGCAACGCCCTCGTGGCGGCGCGACCCAGCGTGCGCGGGGAAACAAATTACGACTATTTCTTCTTTGCCGTGCGTGATCCCCAATTGAACGCGTTTGCCTTGCCCGGCGGCTTCATCGGCGTCCATTCGGCGCTGGTGCTGGCGGCGCAAACGGAGGCGGAACTGGCATCCGTGCTGTCGCACGAGATCGGCCACGTGGCGCAGCGCCATATCGCACGCATGCTGGGCCAGCAGCGCCAGGATGCCTTGATGCCGCTGGCGGCCATGCTGCTGGCGGCGCTGGCATCGCGCGCGGGCGGCGATGTGGCGCTGGGCGTGTTTGCCGCCGGCCAGGGCCTGGCCATCCAGCGCCAGCTCAATTTTGGCCGCGACGCCGAACGCGAGGCGGACCGCATCGGTTTCCAGATCATGGGCGAAGCCGGCTTCGACACCACCGGCATGGTGGCCTTCTTCGGCCGCATGCAGGCGGCCAGCCGTTCGTACAGCGACCTGATGCCCGCCTATCTGCAGACCCACCCGCTGACGACGGAGCGCATCGCCGACATCCAGGCGCGCATCCGCGAGCAGCCTTACAAGCAGCGTCCTGACAGCCTGAGTTTTCACCTGGCCCGCGCCCGTGCCCGCGTGCTGCAGGATGAAAGCGTGCAAGGGTTGTTGAATGCCAAGGCGGTGTTCAAGACGCAGCTTGAGCAGCAAAGCCGCTTCCAGGTGGTGGCCGCCCATTACGGCTTGTCCTTTGTCGCCGTCAAGCAGGGCAAGCCGGCCGAGGCGCAGAAGGAACTCGACGCGGCCAATGCCGCCCTGCACCGGCCGGCCGGGCCGAATGTGTTTACTTCGGGTGGCACGCAGGGTCCCAATTCGCTGCTGGCGGCGATGGCGCTGGAAGTGCTGCTGATGCCGGCGCAGAAGAAGGAGGTGGCGCAGCAAGCCCTGAAGGCGGCCGATGCGGCGCGCCAGCAGTTTCCCCTCTCGCGTGGCATTGCCCACCAGTATGCGGAAGCGTTGATGGCTGCCAGCAAGCTGGAGCAGGCTACCTTGTACCTGCGCGACCAGGTGCAGCTCTACAAGGAAGAGCCGGAACTGTATGACTTATTGGCGAAATCGTATGCGGACCAGGGCAAAATGACTTTGCAGCACATGGCGCTGGCCGAATCCTACGTGCTGCAGGGCGCCACCATGGCCGCGCTGGACCAGCTGACGATCGCCCGTAAATCGACGGACGCGACTTTCTATGACCAGGCCGTGATCGATGCGCGCGAGCGTGAACTGCAGGAAAAGCGCCGTGAACAGATCAAGGACCAGAAGGGCTAG
- a CDS encoding nuclear transport factor 2 family protein codes for MKRLKELNGSAAEVEAAFYDALHRADLEALMALWADDEEVVCIHPGGARLIGHAAIRASWETILAGGGLHIVPTQLHETHNLMSSVHTVVEGVTQEEGGPAHLLATNVYVKTPRGWRIVLHHASVAPGGAPADATGAQILH; via the coding sequence ATGAAACGTCTGAAAGAACTCAATGGCAGCGCCGCCGAAGTCGAAGCGGCATTCTACGATGCCTTGCACCGCGCCGACCTCGAAGCGCTGATGGCGCTGTGGGCCGACGATGAAGAGGTCGTCTGCATCCACCCGGGCGGCGCGCGCCTGATCGGCCATGCCGCCATCCGCGCCTCGTGGGAAACCATTTTGGCGGGCGGCGGCCTGCACATCGTGCCCACGCAGCTGCATGAAACGCACAATCTGATGAGCTCCGTGCACACTGTGGTCGAAGGCGTCACCCAGGAGGAAGGCGGTCCGGCGCACCTGCTGGCCACGAACGTGTACGTGAAAACGCCGCGCGGCTGGCGCATCGTCCTGCACCACGCCTCCGTTGCCCCCGGCGGTGCGCCGGCCGACGCCACGGGAGCGCAGATCCTGCACTGA